Genomic segment of Fischerella sp. PCC 9605:
CAATGGTTCTCGATGTAGCACCATTTCATTCAAACAGAGGGCCTCCCACTGTAATGAATCTCCTCGAAACACTTTGATAGTGAGCATTGCTCGTTCTTCAATTTCATACTCACCTGCCATTAGCAGCTCTATTGCTTGGGGCAGTTGGTTAAGGTAAGCTTCCGTCAAGAACCCCATATGACCAGTATTAACTGTGAGCATGGGGATACCACAAGGAGCTACCAGGCGAGATGCTGCCAAAACTGTACCATCTCCACCCAGCACAACCGCAAACTGTGTTTCTGAGTCAAAGCCAGGAGGCGTTAGACCTTCAATCGGCGTGTGGCATACCGGGCTATCTGGGGTAGAGTAACCCAACATACCACCAGCGCCAGTTGTGATGCAGACATCCCAACCAGCGGCAGTGAACTTTTCTTCCAACTCAATGGCGACGCGACCTGCTATCGGTTTAACGTCGTTGTAGATAATGCCTGCTTTCGGCACACTCAAATATCCAATCTTAAGGCGCTGCTCTTTATTATGTTAATCCTTACACATTTTGGTCAATTTAGTCATTAGTTGTTTGTTGTTTGTTGTTTGTTGTTTGTTGTCTGTTCCAAACAACCACCAACTACCAACAACCAACCATTGACTATTGACCATTGACTTTTTTAAACGGAGTCTTTTTTTCTTTCTTTTTTTTGGCTTTATTTTTTTCGTAGTCTAGCTCTTTGAGCTTCTTCATAATGCGATTGAAGTACTCTTGCAAGTAGCTTTCTAGAGTTGTGGTATCTTTTGGATCAAAGCCAAAGACTTGATATGCTGCATCCATTGAAGCATTGAGAGGTCGACCGCTTGCTAGTACTTCTGTAAATGCCAGTCTGTCTGCTACATTCCATC
This window contains:
- a CDS encoding NAD(+) kinase; this translates as MPKAGIIYNDVKPIAGRVAIELEEKFTAAGWDVCITTGAGGMLGYSTPDSPVCHTPIEGLTPPGFDSETQFAVVLGGDGTVLAASRLVAPCGIPMLTVNTGHMGFLTEAYLNQLPQAIELLMAGEYEIEERAMLTIKVFRGDSLQWEALCLNEMVLHREPLTSMCHFEIAVGRHAPVDVAADGVIISTPTGSTAYSLSAGGPVVIPGVPALQLVPICPHSLASRALVFPDTEPVNIYPVNTPRLVMVVDGNGGCYVLPEDRVHVERSQYCAKFIRLQSPEFFRVLREKLGWGLPHIAKPTSVELP